The genomic stretch TTTACAACTTTCGCTACTTGGTTTTTCAAGAGATCTTTCAGGAGAGTCCTTTAGTGATGACGGGTATTCAAGGAAAGTTATTTTCCAGGCTTCTCCGGGATGCCGCGTTAGCCATATTATTAAGTAGAGGGATATCTCAAGAACTCCGCATCCTCCTCCGGAATCGAAGGGTTAATGGTAATACCCGAACCGATTTCAAACCCTGCGCGCGTTAAGAGCCTAGGCAATATTTGCAGGTACCAGTGTAACTGGGGTTCCTTTGCCCGGTACCTTACTGATGTATTGATGACGTAGTTGTAGTCAGGGTCTTTGAGTTTTTCATAATATCTTTCGAATATATTTTTCATAATGCTAGTCAGATCTGTTTTTTCTGTGTCTGAGATGTCCCCGAAATCTGCTTTATGTACTTTGGGCATAATCCAGACTTCGAAAGGGACTTCTGCCGCATATGGGACAAAGGCAACAAATGAGTCATTGTCGGATATAATGCGCTGAACATGATTCAGTTCATATGCAAGCATATCACAGAAAATGCACCTTCCCCATTCATCAAAATAATGTTGGGCTTCCTCTTCGCGCCATCG from Nitrospirota bacterium encodes the following:
- a CDS encoding DUF4931 domain-containing protein is translated as MVIETPLHDKQLGKMSAGEIGFVIETYHKRYVDLMKRNENMMIIIFRNHGLRAGTSLMHPHSQIIATGMVPRHIRWREEEAQHYFDEWGRCIFCDMLAYELNHVQRIISDNDSFVAFVPYAAEVPFEVWIMPKVHKADFGDISDTEKTDLTSIMKNIFERYYEKLKDPDYNYVINTSVRYRAKEPQLHWYLQILPRLLTRAGFEIGSGITINPSIPEEDAEFLRYPST